A section of the Bombus huntii isolate Logan2020A chromosome 5, iyBomHunt1.1, whole genome shotgun sequence genome encodes:
- the LOC126865760 gene encoding etoposide-induced protein 2.4, with the protein MDNVTGIIRAIYRGFVDSLRGAIVLFYMDKHINEKLLKQPSSKEIHRKNIVVATPPQKHFSQLRESKVLKRTIQCCALNGGVFWASILIFECGLLPFLKYLLTIIFGHSPGMGMTVWSWMKPFLSLTFGTVWVLPLFVLSRIVNSLWFQDIADSAYRYRQGRPLLLSSVSKLVADTLFSILVQALFLGQGMLVSRIPLPPIGDILALIHMCLLYALYAFEYKWFNMGWELHRRLSFIESNWPYFVGFGLPLAVLTQLPSSYVISGCVFSILFPLFIVSGNEAVPVTGVCDCPLRLFSPVIAIANTFFNKTIGSTNRR; encoded by the exons ATGGATAACGTGACA GGAATAATACGTGCCATATATCGAGGATTTGTAGATAGCTTAAGGGGAgctattgttttattttatatggacaaacatattaatgaaaaattacttaaaCAACCGTCTTCtaaagaaattcatagaaAAAACATAGTTGTTGCAACTCCTCCCCAAAAACATTTCAGTCAGTTAAG AGAATCAAAAGTGTTGAAACGAACAATTCAGTGTTGTGCTTTAAATGGTGGTGTATTTTGGGCTAGCATATTAATCTTTGAATGTGGTTTACTCCCATTTCTTAAGTACTTATTGACCATTATATTTGGTCATTCACCGGGTATGGGTATGACTGTATGGTCTTGGATGAAACCATTCCTGTCATTAACTTTTGGCACTGTATGGGTACTACCACTATTTGTGCTCAGTAGGATAGTCAACAGTTTATGGTTTCAG GACATAGCAGACAGCGCTTATAGGTATAGACAAGGGAGGCCATTACTTTTATCCAGTGTGAGCAAGCTTGTAGCAGACACGCTTTTCAGTATATTGGTTCAAGCATTATTTTTGGGTCAAGGAATGTTAGTATCTAGGATTCCGTTACCTCCTATAGGTGACATCCTTGCCCTTATACATATGTGCCTTTTATATGCTCTCTATGCTTTTGAATACAAATGGTTTAATATGGGTTGGGAGTTACACAGACGATTGAGTTTTATCGAGAGCAATTGGCCATATTTCGTGGGTTTTGGTCTGCCATTAGCAGTACTTACCCAACTGCCCAGTTCGTATGTAATAAG tgGCTGTGTATTTTCTATACTATTCCCATTATTTATTGTAAGTGGAAATGAAGCAGTACCTGTGACTGGTGTATG TGATTGTCCATTAAGACTATTTTCGCCTGTAATTGCTATTGcaaatacatttttcaataaaacgaTTGGATCCACAAACAGGCGGTGA
- the LOC126865759 gene encoding transforming growth factor beta regulator 1 isoform X3, which yields MQENLMLVKEERLFLLRKLCQQQGDIDPSTMIARSQSNSINPSSFNPECSTPKKTAKKRASTDGSETKNKAKRYNKTARKVVQLIPLDVHGRPIFPISLGDLTVYSLGEVVSDRIAYHTEDLIYPVGYCSTRVYANLRDVRTKSLYTCKILDGGPKPRFEIVSDNDLDQPLVGSTPDECHSKLLMAISLALRTIAPKGADFFGISHPTIQNLIQSTPGTRKLAMYKQQRFEVSKNQPMERGTSPVMEEETDPGLGFAALHRHYALANSYRIKEEPSDSDLLALQELLS from the exons ATGCAAGAAAATCTTATGCTTGTGAAAGAAGAGAGACTGTTTCTTTTACGTAAATTATGTCAACAACAAGGAGATATAGATCCCTCTACTATGATAGCTCGATCTCAATCAAACAGTATTAATCCTAGTTCGTTTAATCCAGAATGCTCTACTCCTAAAAAAACTGCAAAGAAAAGAGCTTCGACTGATGGCTCAG aaacaaaaaataaggcTAAACGTTACAATAAAACTGCGAGGAAAGTTGTCCAATTAATACCATTGGATGTCCATGGGAGACCTATATTTCCTATTTCTTTAGGTGATCTTACTGTCTACTCCCTTGGAGAAGTAGTATCGGACAGAATAGCTTATCATACAGAGGATCTCATTTATCCAGTAGGTTACTGCAGTACTAGGGTATATGCTAATTTAAGGGATGTAAGAACaaaaagtttatatacatgtaaGATATTAGATGGTGGACCAAAACCAAG ATTTGAAATTGTATCTGATAATGATCTAGATCAGCCTCTGGTTGGCTCTACTCCTGATGAGTGTCATTCCAAATTATTAATGGCAATTTCTCTTGCACTTCGTACAATAGCACCAAAAGGTGCTGATTTTTTTGGAATTTCACATCCTACTATACAAAATCTTATACAAAGCACACCTGGAACTCGTAAATTGGCTATGTATAAACAACAACGTTTCGAa GTAAGCAAGAATCAACCAATGGAAAGAGGAACAAGTCCAGTAATGGAAGAAGAAACAGATCCAGGACTTGGATTTGCTGCTTTACATAGGCATTATGCTTTAGCAAATTCGTACAGAATTAAAGAAGAACCGTCTGATAGTGATCTTTTAGCTCTTCAAGAGCTTCTCTCGTGA
- the LOC126865759 gene encoding transforming growth factor beta regulator 1 isoform X2 has product MGVSSLISSLENAALCDQVAQMQENLMLVKEERLFLLRKLCQQQGDIDPSTMIARSQSNSINPSSFNPECSTPKKTAKKRASTDGSETKNKAKRYNKTARKVVQLIPLDVHGRPIFPISLGDLTVYSLGEVVSDRIAYHTEDLIYPVGYCSTRVYANLRDVRTKSLYTCKILDGGPKPRFEIVSDNDLDQPLVGSTPDECHSKLLMAISLALRTIAPKGADFFGISHPTIQNLIQSTPGTRKLAMYKQQRFEVSKNQPMERGTSPVMEEETDPGLGFAALHRHYALANSYRIKEEPSDSDLLALQELLS; this is encoded by the exons ATGGGCGTGAGCTCTCTCATTTCCTCTCtg GAAAATGCAGCATTATGTGATCAAGTTGCACAAATGCAAGAAAATCTTATGCTTGTGAAAGAAGAGAGACTGTTTCTTTTACGTAAATTATGTCAACAACAAGGAGATATAGATCCCTCTACTATGATAGCTCGATCTCAATCAAACAGTATTAATCCTAGTTCGTTTAATCCAGAATGCTCTACTCCTAAAAAAACTGCAAAGAAAAGAGCTTCGACTGATGGCTCAG aaacaaaaaataaggcTAAACGTTACAATAAAACTGCGAGGAAAGTTGTCCAATTAATACCATTGGATGTCCATGGGAGACCTATATTTCCTATTTCTTTAGGTGATCTTACTGTCTACTCCCTTGGAGAAGTAGTATCGGACAGAATAGCTTATCATACAGAGGATCTCATTTATCCAGTAGGTTACTGCAGTACTAGGGTATATGCTAATTTAAGGGATGTAAGAACaaaaagtttatatacatgtaaGATATTAGATGGTGGACCAAAACCAAG ATTTGAAATTGTATCTGATAATGATCTAGATCAGCCTCTGGTTGGCTCTACTCCTGATGAGTGTCATTCCAAATTATTAATGGCAATTTCTCTTGCACTTCGTACAATAGCACCAAAAGGTGCTGATTTTTTTGGAATTTCACATCCTACTATACAAAATCTTATACAAAGCACACCTGGAACTCGTAAATTGGCTATGTATAAACAACAACGTTTCGAa GTAAGCAAGAATCAACCAATGGAAAGAGGAACAAGTCCAGTAATGGAAGAAGAAACAGATCCAGGACTTGGATTTGCTGCTTTACATAGGCATTATGCTTTAGCAAATTCGTACAGAATTAAAGAAGAACCGTCTGATAGTGATCTTTTAGCTCTTCAAGAGCTTCTCTCGTGA
- the LOC126865759 gene encoding transforming growth factor beta regulator 1 isoform X1, translated as MTQTYDNYYNEFKKNAELQQNLKYKKKYRRLKRIIKDTVFENAALCDQVAQMQENLMLVKEERLFLLRKLCQQQGDIDPSTMIARSQSNSINPSSFNPECSTPKKTAKKRASTDGSETKNKAKRYNKTARKVVQLIPLDVHGRPIFPISLGDLTVYSLGEVVSDRIAYHTEDLIYPVGYCSTRVYANLRDVRTKSLYTCKILDGGPKPRFEIVSDNDLDQPLVGSTPDECHSKLLMAISLALRTIAPKGADFFGISHPTIQNLIQSTPGTRKLAMYKQQRFEVSKNQPMERGTSPVMEEETDPGLGFAALHRHYALANSYRIKEEPSDSDLLALQELLS; from the exons ATGACTCAAACTTATGATAACTATTacaatgaatttaaaaaaaatgcaGAATTACagcaaaatttaaaatacaaaaagaaatacCGAAGGTTAAAAAGGATCATAAaggatacagtattc GAAAATGCAGCATTATGTGATCAAGTTGCACAAATGCAAGAAAATCTTATGCTTGTGAAAGAAGAGAGACTGTTTCTTTTACGTAAATTATGTCAACAACAAGGAGATATAGATCCCTCTACTATGATAGCTCGATCTCAATCAAACAGTATTAATCCTAGTTCGTTTAATCCAGAATGCTCTACTCCTAAAAAAACTGCAAAGAAAAGAGCTTCGACTGATGGCTCAG aaacaaaaaataaggcTAAACGTTACAATAAAACTGCGAGGAAAGTTGTCCAATTAATACCATTGGATGTCCATGGGAGACCTATATTTCCTATTTCTTTAGGTGATCTTACTGTCTACTCCCTTGGAGAAGTAGTATCGGACAGAATAGCTTATCATACAGAGGATCTCATTTATCCAGTAGGTTACTGCAGTACTAGGGTATATGCTAATTTAAGGGATGTAAGAACaaaaagtttatatacatgtaaGATATTAGATGGTGGACCAAAACCAAG ATTTGAAATTGTATCTGATAATGATCTAGATCAGCCTCTGGTTGGCTCTACTCCTGATGAGTGTCATTCCAAATTATTAATGGCAATTTCTCTTGCACTTCGTACAATAGCACCAAAAGGTGCTGATTTTTTTGGAATTTCACATCCTACTATACAAAATCTTATACAAAGCACACCTGGAACTCGTAAATTGGCTATGTATAAACAACAACGTTTCGAa GTAAGCAAGAATCAACCAATGGAAAGAGGAACAAGTCCAGTAATGGAAGAAGAAACAGATCCAGGACTTGGATTTGCTGCTTTACATAGGCATTATGCTTTAGCAAATTCGTACAGAATTAAAGAAGAACCGTCTGATAGTGATCTTTTAGCTCTTCAAGAGCTTCTCTCGTGA